The genomic interval GCTGGCCAGCGTTTCCACCGCTTCGGCCGCGCCTTGCAAATGCGCCTCCACCGTGCCATCGGGCAGGTTGCGGACCCATCCGGCCACGCCCAGTTCGCGCGCATTGCGCACCGTCCAGTCGCGGTAGAACACGCCCTGCACCGTGCCGCGAACGATCAGGCGGGTCGCGATCATGGGCGGGACGCCGCAGCGCCTACCTGGTCAGCTTCTTGTAGGCCAGGCGCGTCGGCCGGTCCGCCGCGTCGCCCAGGCGGCGGCGCTTGTCTTCCTCATACGCCTCGAAATTGCCCTCGAACCATTCGACATGGCTGTCGCCCTCGAAGGCGAGGATGTGCGTCGCAAGGCGATCGAGGAAGAAGCGGTCGTGGCTGATGACCACGGCGCAGCCGGCGAAGTTCTCGATGGCTTCTTCCAGCGCGCCGAGCGTTTCCACGTCGAGGTCGTTGGTCGGTTCGTCCAGCAGCAGCACGTTGCCGCCCTGCTTCAGCATCTTCGCCATGTGGACGCGGTTGCGCTCGCCACCCGACAGCTTGCCGACATTCTTCTGCTGGTCCGGTCCCTTGAAGTTGAACGCGCCGACATAGGCGCGGGTGGAGACGTCGTGCCCGTTGACCTTCATGTAATCGAGCCCGTCGGAGATTTCCTCCCACACGTTGTTGCCCGCCGTCAGGTCGTCGCGGCTCTGGTCCACGTAGCCCAGCCGCACGGTGTCGCCGATGGCGATGGAGCCTTCATCGGGTTCCTCCTGCCCGGTGATGATCTTGAACAGGGTCGACTTGCCCGCGCCGTTGGGCCCGATCACGCCCACGATGCCGCCCGGCGGCAGCATGAAATCGAGGTTCTCGAACAACAGCTTGTCGCCGTAGGACTTGGTCAGTCCCTTCGCCTCGATCACCTTGCCGCCCAGGCGCTCGGGCACCTGGATAACGATCTGCGCCTTGCCCGGCTTGCGGTCCTGCTGCGCTTCCTGAAGCTGCTCGAACTTGCGGATGCGCGCCTTGGACTTGGTCTGCCGGGCGCTGGGGGTCTGGCGGATCCATTCCAGCTCGCGCGACAGGCTCTTCTGCCGGCCCGATTCCTCGCGGCTTTCCTGCTCCAGCCGCTTCGCCTTCTTTTCCAGATAGGTCGAGTAGTTGCCCTCGTAGGGGTAATAGGAGCCGCGATCGAGCTCCAGGATCCATTCGACGACATTGTCGAGGAAATAGCGATCGTGGGTGATCATCAGCACCGCGCCCGCATAGTCCTTGAGGTGGTTTTCCAGCCACTCCACGCTTTCCGCATCGAGGTGGTTGGTCGGCTCGTCCAGCAGCAGGATGTCGGGCTTCTGGATCAGCAGGCGGGTCAGCGCCACGCGGCGCTTCTCGCCGCCCGAAAGATCGGTGACGTTCCAGTCGCCGGGCGGACAGCGCAGCGCCTCCATCGCGATCTCGAGCTGGTTGTCGAGCGTCCAGCCATCGACCGCGTCGATCTTGTCCTGCAACTCGGCCATCTCGGTGCTGAGCGCGTCGAAATCGGCGTCCTCCTCGGCCATCTCCATGCCGATCTGGTTGAAGCGCTCGACCATCTCGGCGGTTTCGCGCGCGCCGTCCTTGACGTTTTCCAGCACCGTCTTGCTCTCGTCCAGCTGCGGTTCCTGCGCCAGGTAGCCGACGGAGATGTTCTCGCCCGGCCAGGCCTCCCCGGATATGTCGGTATCGATGCCGGCCATGATCTTGATGAGCGTCGACTTGCCCACGCCGTTCGGTCCGACGATGCCGATCTTCGCGCCGCGATAGAATTGCAGGTTGATGTTGGACAGCACCGGCTTCTGCGCGCCGGGGAAGGTCTTGGTCATGTCCTTCATGACATATGCGTACTGGGCGGCCATCGAGCGTCCTTCGGGTATCTGGTTTTCGCGTGAGAGGGATTTGCCCGCGCAGATAGGGGCTTGCGGGCCGTTGGGCAAGCGGGCGTGGCCTCTTGGCAAGCGGGGCGCGCTCGCCTAGCGAACGGCCACATGAAAAAGACCCTGCTCGCGCTGACCGCGCTCTCGCTCGCCGCTCCCGCAACCGCCCAGCGCTACGACCTGGAACCCGGCGCGCACGATCCCATCGCCTGGGACTTCGTGGAAGGCATCTCGACCGAGGTCGGCCCCAGGCTGGCGGGCACCCCGGACGAGGCGCGGGGCCGTGCCTGGGCGATGGAATGGCTGCGCGCCAACGGGTTCGCCAATGTCGTGGAAGAACCCTTCATGCACGATACCTGGGTGCGCGGGGAGGAGACGGCGCGGATCGTGTCGCCCTATCCGCAACCCATCGTGCTGACCGCCCTCGGCCGCAGCGGATCGACGGGGGAGGGCGGACTGATCGCCGAGGTCGTGCGGTTTGACGACATGGCGGAGCTCGAAGCCGCCCCGGCGGGCAGTC from Aurantiacibacter spongiae carries:
- a CDS encoding acylphosphatase produces the protein MIATRLIVRGTVQGVFYRDWTVRNARELGVAGWVRNLPDGTVEAHLQGAAEAVETLASRMLDGPPSARVARIEREAAEADGLAGFERR
- the ettA gene encoding energy-dependent translational throttle protein EttA, whose product is MAAQYAYVMKDMTKTFPGAQKPVLSNINLQFYRGAKIGIVGPNGVGKSTLIKIMAGIDTDISGEAWPGENISVGYLAQEPQLDESKTVLENVKDGARETAEMVERFNQIGMEMAEEDADFDALSTEMAELQDKIDAVDGWTLDNQLEIAMEALRCPPGDWNVTDLSGGEKRRVALTRLLIQKPDILLLDEPTNHLDAESVEWLENHLKDYAGAVLMITHDRYFLDNVVEWILELDRGSYYPYEGNYSTYLEKKAKRLEQESREESGRQKSLSRELEWIRQTPSARQTKSKARIRKFEQLQEAQQDRKPGKAQIVIQVPERLGGKVIEAKGLTKSYGDKLLFENLDFMLPPGGIVGVIGPNGAGKSTLFKIITGQEEPDEGSIAIGDTVRLGYVDQSRDDLTAGNNVWEEISDGLDYMKVNGHDVSTRAYVGAFNFKGPDQQKNVGKLSGGERNRVHMAKMLKQGGNVLLLDEPTNDLDVETLGALEEAIENFAGCAVVISHDRFFLDRLATHILAFEGDSHVEWFEGNFEAYEEDKRRRLGDAADRPTRLAYKKLTR